One window from the genome of Tachysurus vachellii isolate PV-2020 chromosome 5, HZAU_Pvac_v1, whole genome shotgun sequence encodes:
- the nbeal2 gene encoding neurobeachin-like protein 2 isoform X12, with protein MASPELWMLYTKKDVSYLQQCLEAFVASFEKIIDVQSLEPRRLEEWNAEVPVVPRDFLVFLGTQLWHSVLHLSGQEQNNSTPHPLLLIKFFIIICRNMENIDPDKTPGFVLETIKLLNYCLNQIKKKPEEQSNLQSVVQHCLLLCENLFDPYQTWRRRQAGEEVSMLERSKYKFSPLSLPEELPAFFHDCLQESERIPDPLLLRLVHLHGAITSGCKKNGLLSITPHAVEDLMSVLRSWCLRPAQDERKDPQVLRLTLRCLTAMIHLLHCSSPAERQVEIKTVLSSYFQLLNWNRPPVSEQEDGLAWEESIITLQTHMLNAIPEILQCPDRPVLQAIFLNNNCFEHILRLIQNSKVWEKGSDCITVHAIGVLTAIMSNSPSAKEVFKERIGYSQLFDVLKSQGQPTKRLLQELMNMAVEGEHCQAVPLGISNEQPLLLLLQWLPELGSRSLQLLVCEWLLAVCRGSLACRSVAVEAGLVDAVLDVLKQGSERLERQCADALLGLVQELGSLSLRPHHLKSLLSLLCTKSGSTPHPYCTRTIRALAAMAAHTHTGSSALQYFDLTPPMAGIMVPTINRWPGNSFAFHAWLCLNNNFPPPVQQHHSESHATIPENTLRMTKGPRRKQLYSFFTASGTGFEAFFTMEGVLVVAVCTKKEYMAVSLPEMPLNDGAWHSLAIVHISGRRPFGQNLVTIYVDGNLCKTAQLRFPTLSEPFTSCCIGSAGHRTTTTTTSPTLTPPVHSSELAFSMSAGPPALTRSQSFPASFAAGGGGRWGSVRDVPVYTIPAGLQDTEWGSPSSLDGLLGTAFICHEALQPAQTRTLYMAGPNSVPLFKADGEISELCSKLLLYYTPQAFKNQICLDLSPNHMYDGRLTGHRVVNWDIKDVLNCVGGMGALLPLLEQVCVLEQGEAAGQETSDLLGPDLTSSRGPAGMLLPLGKSCEGRLERNSVAAFLLMVRNMLRNHPVNQEGLLQCHGPPIIGAMLSKVPSTMMDMSVLMACQLLLEQVSSEGNTTLLSQLYQHLLFDFRIWGHSHFAVCLGHVQYLSSILKEGKQRTRRKYGVQYILDSIRSHYSVEKDGSALSDERKTVQTSLFELLKDFLLKSSTTKELHSILAYTEVVQDQQQAIMLLDVLYTVLRSSPQALSVLPDWGVEQLYCLLLKPSFNDDARERVFRIMYKVLKSERVPERNKQRVKLREPTYLGLICFLEDVPVTMTIIRCLYEQVLATDPSPSFRDLLAVVYLSHRADLSVRLDICRKLFYLIYSNDDYVKQLARQPGWQDVLTKLYVKESYESRTTSVSSPHPSLEPIPTRPLLRRDDSVDGPRSDIFIPYSSQREEAEEDEDDEEEEASRDITETFMGLSLSPPVGGQLKSFSDSMNFKSFDSVEQGSRSSSLSNTVDVPSTQLLEEVDEGLYQPMSPLGTSPDLELGGQRGPQTPDTPSSIEYNKPFLGLRARKSSSLSNVLDDTIYSTEPPTADTISNNSNPQQAPEEELCNLLTNIVFQVLWTGTDGTEDAVWRERGQVFSALTKLGSSWQLVRHPDDIKRNLLEMMLESSLSDLRDSMGLSLPHIPSLLRLLRLLQDFLFAEGTDNQTLWSEKIFEGVVNLLDRLQAWHTTSSTAGATELKRMAQIGLWIITGYIQQQNTQVHAQVCEMACVKLHSLLQTVLCLSWEEVCFLLGRLGATLWPAEGMSLTLGTAGMEAVLRPLVPVVRTLLDQHADPTKLQQLLPSLPPTNGSATFAQDLLSYCNTVEWQLFYCNHVRPTMQQYELDTFGKSHDLLSNFWNSCFDDLMSTAEKKHREKADCKAKFQELIVDPYLKRVRIENSRYMSGQKLNNSQQEVVWKHWKSLCRLLTSERRAWANRGQPEVKWKLSSAETYSKMRLKLVPNYNFDSHSEASALRDNMGAESPRSSAEPLPLAVAKEAKVSDMEDDQLEEEDLVFMDSQAEEVEEESQKEKLVLSEDCELITIEAVVMGRLEVTTHHIYFYDASSEKEETEEGIGFDFKRTLSQLREVHLRRYNLRRSALELFFIDQAHYFINFKKKVRNKVYSRILGLRPPNLFYFGSRSPQELLKASNLTQKWVCREISNFEYLMQLNTIAGRTYNDLSQYPVFPWVLCDYTSSVLDLEDPAVFRDLSKPIGVVNPRHAQDVREKYESFEDPTGTVDKFHYGTHYSNAAGVMHYMIRMEPFTRLHIQLQSGKFDCADRQFHSVAAAWQARMESPADVKELIPEFFYFPEFLQNMNGFNLGCLQVNQESVNNVVLPRWASSREDFIRKHRQALESEYVSAHLHEWIDLIFGYKQRGPEAVEALNVFYYCTYEGAVDLDAIANETERKALEGIISNFGQTPCQLLKEPHPPRMLAQSASRRQARINSLPPNLFEHLDKLRPFLEVVNDGVPLVQAIVPRNQTRSFIIPGSDVLVTVSAKGQIGTHSWLPYDKSIANYFTFTKDLTMSNPKTQRFLSGPFSPGVDMGSQVLVVSSDARLLFSGGHWDCSLRVTTLAKGKLVGRICCHIDVVTCLALDLCGIYLISGSRDTTCMVWQVLQQGGFSSGLSPRPVQVLCGHDAEVTCVSISTELDMAISGSKDGTVIMHSVRRGQYLRTLRPPCESCLSVRVNQLQVGMEGHVVVQTMLEGCSAGKEKYALHVYSVNGTLLASAVLEEAVSALYLVSDYLILGTLQGNLHIKELFSLAEAAKPLALMLPIRSISVTKESSHILVGLEDGKLIVVGAGKPEELRSGPLTRRLWGLTRRISQVSAGETEYNPTEHAGK; from the exons AAAGATGTTAGCTACCTGCAGCAGTGTCTGGAAGCTTTTGTGGCATCCTTTGAGAAGATCATCGATGTCCAGTCTCTGGAGCCACGCCG TCTGGAGGAGTGGAACGCCGAGGTGCCCGTGGTGCCGCGAGATTTTCTCGTGTTCCTCGGAACGCAGCTATGGCACAGCGTCCTGCACCTATCCGGTCAGGAGCAGAACAACAGCACACCTCACCCTCTGCTCCTCATCaagttcttcatcatcat TTGCAGGAACATGGAGAATATTGATCCGGACAAGACCCCCGGCTTTGTGCTTGAAACCATCAAGCTGTTAAACTACTGTCTGAATCAG ATAAAGAAGAAGCCTGAGGAGCAAAGCAATCTGCAGTCAGTGGTACAGCACTGCCTGCTGCTCTGTGAAAACCTCTTTGACCCTTATCAGACATGGAGGAGACGGCAGGCAgg agaggAGGTCAGCATGCTGGAGAGGAGCAAATATAAATTCTCCCCTCTCAGCCTGCCAGAGGAGCTACCTGCATTCTTTCATG ACTGCCTGCAGGAGAGCGAGCGAATTCCTGATCCTCTGCTGCTCAGACTGGTGCATTTACATGGCGCCATCACCAGCGGCTGCAAA aagaATGGCCTGCTCTCCATCACACCCCATGCTGTGGAGGATCTCATGTCTGTGCTGCGCTCCTGGTGCCTCCGTCCTGCCCAAGATGAGCGTAAAGACCCACAAGTGTTGCGCCTGACGCTGCGCTGCCTGACCGCTATGATCCACCTGCTGCACTGCAGCAGCCCGGCTGAAAGGCAGGTGGAGATTAAGACCGTGCTCAGCAGCTATTTCCAGCTGCTCAACTGGAACAGACCACCAGTGAGTGAGCAGGAAGACGGCCTCGCCTGGGAGGAGAGCATCATCACcctgcaaacacacatgctCA ACGCCATCCCGGAGATCCTGCAGTGTCCCGACCGACCCGTGCTGCAGGCCATTTTTCTGAACAATAACTGCTTCGAGCACATACTCCGGCTCATCCAGAACAGCAAG gTCTGGGAAAAAGGTTCTGACTGCATTACAGTGCATGCCATTGGAGTCCTTACTGCCATCATGAGCAACTCGCCATCTGCCAAG GAGGTCTTTAAGGAGCGCATAGGATATTCACAGCTCTTTGATGTTTTAAAAAGTCAAGGGCAGCCGACCAAACGGCTCCTCCAGGAGCTCATGAACATG GCTGTAGAAGGCGAGCACTGCCAGGCTGTCCCGCTGGGAATCAGTAACGAGCAGCCCCTGCTCCTGCTTCTGCAGTGGCTTCCTGAGCTAGGCTCTCGCTCTCTGCAGCTGCTGGTGTGTGAATGGCTGTTGGCCGTGTGCCGCGGTTCTTTGGCGTGCCGCTCTGTGGCCGTGGAAGCCGGTTTGGTTGACGCCGTTCTGGATGTGCTGAAACAGGGGTCAGAGCGGCTTGAGCGCCAATGCGCAGACGCTCTACTGGGCCTGGTGCAGGAGCTTGGCTCACTCTCACTGCGCCCTCATCACCTGAAGAGCCTCTTGAGCCTCTTGTGCACAAAGTCAGGTTCAACACCTCATCCTTACTGCACTCGCACCATACGGGCACTTGCTGCAATGGCTGCCCACACCCACACGGGCAGCAGCGCTCTGCAATACTTTGACCTCACACCGCCCATGGCTGGTATCATGGTGCCCACTATAAACCGCTGGCCGGGTAACAGCTTTGCCTTTCACGCCTGGCTGTGCCTCAACAACAACTTCCCTCCTCCAGTGCAGCAACACCACTCTGAATCGCATGCCACCATCCCTGAAAATACGCTCCGCATGACCAAGGGCCCTCGCCGCAAACAGCTCTACAG CTTCTTCACGGCAAGTGGAACAGGGTTCGAGGCTTTCTTCACCATGGAGGGAGTGCTGGTGGTGGCTGTGTGCACCAAGAAGGAGTACATGGCTGTTTCACTGCCAGAGATGCCCCTCAACGATGGTGCCTGG cacTCTTTAGCGATAGTGCACATTTCAGGTCGAAGACCTTTCGGACAGAACCTTGTCACGATCTATGTGGACGGAAACTTGTGTAAGACAGCACAGCTGCGCTTCCCGACACTCAGTGAG CCTTTTACATCCTGTTGTATTGGTTCAGCGGGTCACCGCACCACCACTACTACCACCTCGCCGACTCTGACTCCCCCGGTACACTCATCTGAGCTGGCGTTCTCTATGTCTGCCGGTCCTCCGGCTCTCACCCGCTCTCAGTCTTTCCCAGCTTCGTTTGCTGCAGGAGGGGGAGGGCGCTGGGGTTCAGTAAGGGATGTCCCTGTCTACACCATTCCTGCAGGACTACAGGATACAGAGTGGGGCTCACCCTCATCACTGGATGGCCTGCTGGGCACCGCCTTCATATGTCACGAAGCTCTGCAGCctgcacagacacgcacactcTATATGGCTG GTCCCAATAGTGTGCCCTTGTTTAAGGCGGATGGAGAAATCTCAGAGCTCTGCAGTAAACTCCTGCTGTACTATACACCTCAG gCCTTCAAAAACCAGATCTGTCTGGATCTTTCTCCCAACCATATGTATGATGGCAGACTAACCGGACACAGGGTCGTCAACTGGGACATCAAG gatGTGCTGAACTGCGTGGGTGGAATGGGCGCATTGTTGCCCCTGCTTGAGCAGGTCTGTGTGCTGGAGCAGGGTGAGGCTGCTGGGCAGGAGACCTCTGACTTACTGGGACCAGATCTGACCTCTTCCAGGGGTCCGGCAGGCATGCTGCTCCCTCTGGGAAAATCCTGTG AGGGCCGTTTGGAAAGGAACAGCGTTGCCGCATTCCTCCTTATGGTTAGAAACATGCTGCGCAATCACCCAGTCAATCAAGAGGGTCTTCTCCAGTGCCATGGTCCACCTATTATAGGAGCCATGCTAAGCAAG gtACCCAGCACGATGATGGATATGAGTGTGTTGATGGCATGCCAGCTGCTGCTGGAGCAGGTCTCCAGTGAGGGCAACACCACTCTGCTGTCTCAGCTCTACCAGCATCTCCTGTTTGATTTCCGCATCTGGGGGCACAGTCACTTTGCAGTCTGCCTCG gTCACGTGCAGTATTTGTCCTCTATCTTGAAGGAGGGCAAACAGAGAACACGCAGGAAGTATGGGGTTCAGTACATCCTGGACTCCATTCGCTCACACTACAG tgtggagaAGGATGGCAGTGCTCTGTCAGATGAGAGGaagacagtacagacatcaCTTTTTGAGCTACTGAAAGatttcctgctgaagtcttccaCTACGAAGGAATTGCACAGTATTCTGGCGTACACTGAAGTAGTGCAGGACCAGCAGCAg GCGATCATGCTGTTGGATGTTTTGTATACTGTGCTAAGGAGCAGTCCTCAGGCTCTGTCTGTGCTGCCGGACTGGGGGGTGGAGCAGCTCTACTGTCTGCTGCTGAAGCCCAGCTTTAATGATGATGCACGTGAACGAGTGTTCAGG ATCATGTACAAAGTACTGAAGAGCGAGCGAGTCCCAGAGCGTAACAAACAGCGTGTCAAGCTGCGAGAACCCACATATCTGGGACTGATCTGCTTCCTGGAGGACGTCCCAGTCACGATGACAATCATCCGCTGCCTGTACGAGCAGGTGCTGGCTACAG ATCCCTCACCCAGCTTCAGAGACCTTTTGGCAGTTGTGTACCTGTCTCATCGAGCTGATCTCTCTGTTCGACTGGATATATGTCGCAAG CTTTTCTACTTGATCTACTCCAACGACGACTACGTTAAACAGCTGGCCCGTCAGCCTGGCTGGCAGGACGTTCTCACTAAACTCTATGTCAAAGAGTCCTATGAGTCTCGTACTACTAGTGTATCCAGTCCTCACCCCTCCCTGGAGCCTATACCCACCAGACCCCTTCTCCGAAGGGATGACAGCGTGGACGGCCCTCGCTCTGACATCTTCATCCCTTACAGCTCCCAGCGTGAGGAGGCAGAAGAAGACGAGGacgatgaagaggaagaagcatCTCGGGATATTACAGAGACTTTTATGGGATTGTCTCTATCTCCACCTGTTGGAGGTCAACTGAAAAGCTTCAGTGACTCGATGAACTTCAAGTCTTTTGACTCAGTGGAACAGGGAAGCCGCTCGTCATCGCTGTCCAACACAGTGGACGTGCCATCCACACAGCTGCTGGAGGAAGTGGATGAGGGGCTCTATCAGCCTATGTCACCCTTAGGTACCTCTCCTGATCTGGAGCTGGGAGGGCAAAGAGGACCTCAGACTCCAGACACTCCGTCTTCTATAGAATATAATAAGCCCTTTCTTGGGCTCAGAGCACGCAAGAGTTCCAGCTTGTCTAATGTGTTGGATGACACCATCTACTCCACTGAGCCTCCAACCGCTGACACCATCTCCAACAACTCCAACCCACAG CAGGCCCCAGAGGAGGAGTTGTGCAACTTGCTGACTAACATTGTGTTCCAAGTTCTGTGGACTGGCACAGATGGTACAGAGGATGCGGTGTGGCGAGAGAGAGGGCAGGTTTTCTCAGCCCTCACCAAACTGGGCTCTTCCTGGCAGCTTGTACGCCACCCGGATGATATCAAGCGCAA tcTTTTGGAGATGATGCTGGAGTCATCTCTTTCAGACCTGCGGGACTCAATGGGCTTGTCTTTGCCTCATATTCCCTCCTTGCTTCGCCTCCTCAGACTGCTACAGGATTTCCTGTTTGCAGAAGGCACTGACAATCAAACTCTGTGGAGTGAAAAG atctTTGAAGGAGTGGTGAATCTGCTCGACAGGCTGCAGGCATGGCACACCACTTCTTCAACAGCCGGCGCTACAGAGCTCAAACGGATGGCCCAGATTGGCTTGTGGATCATTACAGGATACATACAGCAGCAGAACACACAGGTACACGCACAG GTGTGTGAGATGGCGTGTGTGAAGCTACACAGTCTGCTACAGACGGTGTTGTGTCTCTCATGGGAGGAGGTGTGTTTCCTGTTGGGTCGTCTGGGAGCCACTCTGTGGCCTGCAGAAGGCATGTCTCTGACTCTTGGTACAGCAGGCATGGAGGCAGTGCTGAGGCCTCTGGTGCCTGTGGTCCGCACACTTCTGGACCAGCACGCTGACCCCACAAAGCTGCAGCAGCTTCTGCCCAGTCTTCCCCCTACCAATGGTAGTGCCACCTTCGCCCAGGACCTGCTGTCCTACTGCAACACAGTCGAGTGGCAGCTCTTCTACTGCAATCAT GTCAGACCCACCATGCAGCAGTATGAGCTGGACACTTTTGGGAAAAGTCACGACTTACTGTCCAATTTTTGGAACTCCTGTTTTGATGATCTGATGAGCACCGCTGAAAAGAAGCACAGGGAAAAAGCAGATTGCAAGGCCAAGTTTCAG GAGTTGATTGTAGATCCATACCTGAAGCGTGTACGCATTGAAAACAGTCGCTACATGAGCGGACAGAAGCTAAATAACAGCCAGCAGGAGGTGGTGTGGAAGCATTGGAAATCCCTGTGCAGGCTGCTCACCAGTGAAAGAAGAGCATGGgcaaacag ggGTCAACCAGAAGTGAAGTGGAAGCTGTCTAGTGCAGAGACGTACTCCAAGATGCGTTTAAAGCTTGTGCCCAACTACAACTTTGACTCTCACAGCGAGGCCAGTGCTCTCCGGGATAACATGG GAGCTGAGAGCCCTCGCAGTTCTGCCGAGCCCCTCCCACTGGCTGTAGCTAAGGAAGCTAAAGTGAGTGACATGGAAGACGACCAACTGGAGGAAGAGGACCTTGTCTTTATGGACAGCCA ggcgGAGGAAGTGGAAGAAGAGAGCCAAAAGGAGAAGCTTGTGCTTTCTGAGGACTGTGAGCTCATCACTATAGAGGCTGTGGTAATGGGTCGCCTCGAGGTTACAACACACCACATCTATTTCTACGATGCCAGCAGTGAGAAGGAGGAGACAGAGGAAG GGATAGGCTTCGATTTCAAGCGGACACTGAGTCAGCTGAGAGAGGTCCATCTGAGACGCTATAACCTGCGCCGCTCTGCCCTCGAGCTATTCTTTATCGACCAGGCTCACTACTTCATCAACTTCAAGAAGAAG GTACGGAACAAAGTCTACTCCAGGATTCTCGGGCTCAGGCCACCTAATCTGTTTTACTTTGGGTCCCGCTCTCCTCAGGAACTCCTCAAAGCCTCCAATCTCACTCAG AAATGGGTGTGCAGAGAGATCTCAAACTTTGAGTATCTCATGCAGCTCAACACCATTGCTGGTCGCACCTACAACGATCTGTCGCAGTACCCTGTG tTCCCCTGGGTGCTGTGTGACTACACATCCAGTGTACTGGATCTAGAAGACCCGGCTGTGTTCAGAGATTTGTCTAAGCCCATCGGAGTGGTGAACCCTCGCCATGCTCAGGATGTCAGAGAGAA gtacgAGAGCTTTGAAGACCCTACAGGCACTGTTGATAAGTTCCACTACggcacacactactccaacgcGGCGGGCGTCATGCACTACATGATCCGCATGGAGCCTTTCACCAGACTGCACATCCAGCTGCAGAGCGGCAA gtttgaCTGCGCAGACAGACAGTTCCACTCAGTAGCAGCAGCATGGCAGGCTCGTATGGAGAGCCCCGCTGATGTAAAAGAGCTCATCCCTGAGTTCTTCTACTTTCCAGAATTTCTGCAGAACATGAACG ggtTCAATCTGGGCTGTTTACAGGTAAATCAGGAGTCTGTGAATAATGTAGTACTGCCACGCTGGGCCTCTTCCAGAGAAGATTTCATCAGAAAACATCGCCAGGCGCTG GAGAGTGAATATGTTTCTGCTCACCTGCATGAGTGGATTGATCTGATATTTGGCTATAAACAGCGAGGGCCAGAAGCTGTGGAGGCACTCAATGTCTTCTACTACTGCACATATGAAG GTGCTGTGGATCTGGATGCCATTGCCAATGAGACAGAACGCAAGGCTCTGGAGGGAATCATCAGTAACTTTGGGCAAACACCTTGTCAGCTACTCAAG GAACCCCATCCTCCCCGCATGTTAGCACAGAGCGCGTCCAGACGGCAGGCACGTATCAACTCTCTGCCTCCCAACCTCTTCGAGCACCTTGACAAACTGAGACCATTCCTCGAG gtggtgAATGATGGTGTGCCTCTAGTGCAGGCTATTGTGCCCAGAAATCAGACTCGTTCCTTTATCATCCCGGGGTCTGACGTGCTG GTGACTGTGAGTGCTAAAGGACAGATAGGAACACACAGCTGGCTGCCCTATGACAAGAGCATCGCCAATTATTTCACCTTTACTAAAGACCTCACTATGAGCAATCCGAA aACACAGCGGTTCCTGAGTGGCCCCTTCTCCCCAGGAGTGGACATGGGGTCCCAGGTGCTGGTGGTGTCCAGTGACGCTCGCCTGCTGTTCAGCGGGGGACACTGGGACTGCAGCCTCCGTGTCACTACACTGGCCAAGGGCAAACTGGTGGGCAGGATCTGCTGTCACATAG ATGTGGTGACATGTCTGGCTTTAGACCTGTGTGGTATCTACCTCATCTCAGGCTCTCGTGACACCACCTGCATGGTGTGGCAGGTTCTCCAGCAG